The following coding sequences are from one Neodiprion lecontei isolate iyNeoLeco1 chromosome 7, iyNeoLeco1.1, whole genome shotgun sequence window:
- the LOC107219216 gene encoding steroid hormone receptor ERR1 isoform X2 has translation MSKETEIEGGKGKKKRCAPTALSVTSCVILFSQQRRIICKNTCGIPCQNHQLRITFALQRLLVSMMSGGDGGTAGIVGNNRTTTIPSIKQEVENPTTPSQNYHQVCSPTTTLHHQDVVCGQVDIPDYGGGGGSPGSPERHHCSSTTQPMGMAEGGIKEEDMLPRRLCLVCGDVASGFHYGVASCEACKAFFKRTIQGNIEYTCPANGECEINKRRRKACQACRFQKCLRQGMLKEGVRLDRVRGGRQKYRRSTEPYAMMASIKLEANVGPTTVASGETNNKMVEALISCEPDMLQASSPSLTLDTDQRVLGQLSDLYDRELVGIIGWAKQIPGFSGLALNDQMRLLQSTWAEILTFSLAWRSVPNSGKLRFAQDFTLDEKIARECHCVELYSHCIQIVERLQRLSLSREEFYVLKALVLVNSDARLDEPQSLVRFRDVILNSLSDCVAAVRPGQGIRSTQSMFLVLPSLRQADGIVRKFWTSVYRTGKVPMNKLFVEMLEAACYR, from the exons ATGAGCAAAGAAACGGAGATCGAGGGAgggaaagggaaaaagaaacgcTGTGCTCCGACAGCTCTCAGCGTTACATCCTGTGTTATATTATTCAGCCAGCAGCGACGTATAATCTGCAAAAATACGTGCGGCATTCCTTGCCAAAACCACCAACTTCGTATTACATTCGCGTTACAACGTCTATTG GTTTCTATGATGTCGGGTGGCGACGGTGGCACTGCAGGAATAGTCGGTAATAACAGGACGACGACGATACCCAGTATAAAACAGGAGGTTGAAAATCCTACAACGCCGTCGCAGAATTACCACCAAGTTTGTTCGCCCACCACGACCCTCCACCATCAAGAT gTGGTATGCGGTCAGGTGGACATTCCTGATTACGGGGGCGGAGGAGGGAGTCCCGGAAGTCCTGAAAGGCATCACTGTTCGTCGACAACGCAACCAATGGGAATGGCAGAG GGCGGTATCAAAGAGGAAGACATGCTGCCTAGGAGATTGTGTCTGGTTTGCGGAGACGTCGCCAGCGGTTTTCACTACGGCGTCGCATCCTGCGAGGCTTGCAAAGCGTTCTTTAAACGAACGATACAAG GCAATATCGAGTACACTTGTCCGGCGAACGGCGAATGCGAGATAAACAAGAGAAGACGAAAAGCCTGCCAGGCTTGCaggtttcaaaaatgtctgaGGCAAGGAATGCTCAAGGAAGGTGTCAGGCTCGACAGAGTTCGGGGTGGTCGGCAAAAGTACCGGAGATCCACCGAGCCTTACGCCATGATGGCGAGCATCAAACTCGAAG ctaACGTTGGACCGACGACGGTTGCGTCCGGCGAAACGA ATAACAAAATGGTCGAGGCTCTGATATCCTGCGAACCGGACATGCTTCAGGCATCAAGTCCTTCGCTTACTTTGGACACGGATCAGCGAGTGCTCGGACAACTTTCCGATCTTTACGACAGAGAGTTAGTCGGTATTATAG GATGGGCCAAGCAGATACCCGGCTTTAGCGGGCTGGCTTTGAACGATCAAATGCGTCTGCTTCAGAGTACTTGGGCAGAAATTCTCACCTTCAGTTTGGCATGGAGAAGCGTACCGAACAGTGGCAAGCTTAGATTTGCCCAGGATTTTACCctagatgaaaaaattgcccGGGAATGTCACTGCGTCGAACTTTACTCACAC TGTATACAGATAGTGGAACGACTACAGCGACTGAGCTTGTCGAGGGAAGAATTTTACGTACTAAAAGCACTGGTGCTTGTGAACAGCGACGCAAGATTGGACGAGCCTCAGTCTTTGGTTCGTTTTCGAGATGTGATACTGAATTCCCTTTCCGACTGCGTTGCGGCAGTTCGACCAGGTCAGGGTATACGATCAACGCAAAGTATGTTCCTAGTCCTGCCGAGTCTCAGGCAAGCCGACGGTattgttagaaaattttgGACCAGTGTTTATAGGACTGGCAAAGTACCGATGAACAAATTGTTCGTCGAAATGTTGGAGGCTGCTTGTTATCGATGA
- the LOC107219216 gene encoding steroid hormone receptor ERR2 isoform X4 — translation MSKETEIEGGKGKKKRCAPTALSVTSCVILFSQQRRIICKNTCGIPCQNHQLRITFALQRLLVSMMSGGDGGTAGIVGNNRTTTIPSIKQEVENPTTPSQNYHQVCSPTTTLHHQDVVCGQVDIPDYGGGGGSPGSPERHHCSSTTQPMGMAEGGIKEEDMLPRRLCLVCGDVASGFHYGVASCEACKAFFKRTIQGNIEYTCPANGECEINKRRRKACQACRFQKCLRQGMLKEGVRLDRVRGGRQKYRRSTEPYAMMASIKLEDNKMVEALISCEPDMLQASSPSLTLDTDQRVLGQLSDLYDRELVGIIGWAKQIPGFSGLALNDQMRLLQSTWAEILTFSLAWRSVPNSGKLRFAQDFTLDEKIARECHCVELYSHCIQIVERLQRLSLSREEFYVLKALVLVNSDARLDEPQSLVRFRDVILNSLSDCVAAVRPGQGIRSTQSMFLVLPSLRQADGIVRKFWTSVYRTGKVPMNKLFVEMLEAACYR, via the exons ATGAGCAAAGAAACGGAGATCGAGGGAgggaaagggaaaaagaaacgcTGTGCTCCGACAGCTCTCAGCGTTACATCCTGTGTTATATTATTCAGCCAGCAGCGACGTATAATCTGCAAAAATACGTGCGGCATTCCTTGCCAAAACCACCAACTTCGTATTACATTCGCGTTACAACGTCTATTG GTTTCTATGATGTCGGGTGGCGACGGTGGCACTGCAGGAATAGTCGGTAATAACAGGACGACGACGATACCCAGTATAAAACAGGAGGTTGAAAATCCTACAACGCCGTCGCAGAATTACCACCAAGTTTGTTCGCCCACCACGACCCTCCACCATCAAGAT gTGGTATGCGGTCAGGTGGACATTCCTGATTACGGGGGCGGAGGAGGGAGTCCCGGAAGTCCTGAAAGGCATCACTGTTCGTCGACAACGCAACCAATGGGAATGGCAGAG GGCGGTATCAAAGAGGAAGACATGCTGCCTAGGAGATTGTGTCTGGTTTGCGGAGACGTCGCCAGCGGTTTTCACTACGGCGTCGCATCCTGCGAGGCTTGCAAAGCGTTCTTTAAACGAACGATACAAG GCAATATCGAGTACACTTGTCCGGCGAACGGCGAATGCGAGATAAACAAGAGAAGACGAAAAGCCTGCCAGGCTTGCaggtttcaaaaatgtctgaGGCAAGGAATGCTCAAGGAAGGTGTCAGGCTCGACAGAGTTCGGGGTGGTCGGCAAAAGTACCGGAGATCCACCGAGCCTTACGCCATGATGGCGAGCATCAAACTCGAAG ATAACAAAATGGTCGAGGCTCTGATATCCTGCGAACCGGACATGCTTCAGGCATCAAGTCCTTCGCTTACTTTGGACACGGATCAGCGAGTGCTCGGACAACTTTCCGATCTTTACGACAGAGAGTTAGTCGGTATTATAG GATGGGCCAAGCAGATACCCGGCTTTAGCGGGCTGGCTTTGAACGATCAAATGCGTCTGCTTCAGAGTACTTGGGCAGAAATTCTCACCTTCAGTTTGGCATGGAGAAGCGTACCGAACAGTGGCAAGCTTAGATTTGCCCAGGATTTTACCctagatgaaaaaattgcccGGGAATGTCACTGCGTCGAACTTTACTCACAC TGTATACAGATAGTGGAACGACTACAGCGACTGAGCTTGTCGAGGGAAGAATTTTACGTACTAAAAGCACTGGTGCTTGTGAACAGCGACGCAAGATTGGACGAGCCTCAGTCTTTGGTTCGTTTTCGAGATGTGATACTGAATTCCCTTTCCGACTGCGTTGCGGCAGTTCGACCAGGTCAGGGTATACGATCAACGCAAAGTATGTTCCTAGTCCTGCCGAGTCTCAGGCAAGCCGACGGTattgttagaaaattttgGACCAGTGTTTATAGGACTGGCAAAGTACCGATGAACAAATTGTTCGTCGAAATGTTGGAGGCTGCTTGTTATCGATGA
- the LOC107219216 gene encoding steroid hormone receptor ERR2 isoform X3 has protein sequence MSKETEIEGGKGKKKRCAPTALSVTSCVILFSQQRRIICKNTCGIPCQNHQLRITFALQRLLVSMMSGGDGGTAGIVGNNRTTTIPSIKQEVENPTTPSQNYHQVCSPTTTLHHQDVVCGQVDIPDYGGGGGSPGSPERHHCSSTTQPMGMAEGGIKEEDMLPRRLCLVCGDVASGFHYGVASCEACKAFFKRTIQGRLQGNIEYTCPANGECEINKRRRKACQACRFQKCLRQGMLKEGVRLDRVRGGRQKYRRSTEPYAMMASIKLEDNKMVEALISCEPDMLQASSPSLTLDTDQRVLGQLSDLYDRELVGIIGWAKQIPGFSGLALNDQMRLLQSTWAEILTFSLAWRSVPNSGKLRFAQDFTLDEKIARECHCVELYSHCIQIVERLQRLSLSREEFYVLKALVLVNSDARLDEPQSLVRFRDVILNSLSDCVAAVRPGQGIRSTQSMFLVLPSLRQADGIVRKFWTSVYRTGKVPMNKLFVEMLEAACYR, from the exons ATGAGCAAAGAAACGGAGATCGAGGGAgggaaagggaaaaagaaacgcTGTGCTCCGACAGCTCTCAGCGTTACATCCTGTGTTATATTATTCAGCCAGCAGCGACGTATAATCTGCAAAAATACGTGCGGCATTCCTTGCCAAAACCACCAACTTCGTATTACATTCGCGTTACAACGTCTATTG GTTTCTATGATGTCGGGTGGCGACGGTGGCACTGCAGGAATAGTCGGTAATAACAGGACGACGACGATACCCAGTATAAAACAGGAGGTTGAAAATCCTACAACGCCGTCGCAGAATTACCACCAAGTTTGTTCGCCCACCACGACCCTCCACCATCAAGAT gTGGTATGCGGTCAGGTGGACATTCCTGATTACGGGGGCGGAGGAGGGAGTCCCGGAAGTCCTGAAAGGCATCACTGTTCGTCGACAACGCAACCAATGGGAATGGCAGAG GGCGGTATCAAAGAGGAAGACATGCTGCCTAGGAGATTGTGTCTGGTTTGCGGAGACGTCGCCAGCGGTTTTCACTACGGCGTCGCATCCTGCGAGGCTTGCAAAGCGTTCTTTAAACGAACGATACAAGGTAGGCTACAAG GCAATATCGAGTACACTTGTCCGGCGAACGGCGAATGCGAGATAAACAAGAGAAGACGAAAAGCCTGCCAGGCTTGCaggtttcaaaaatgtctgaGGCAAGGAATGCTCAAGGAAGGTGTCAGGCTCGACAGAGTTCGGGGTGGTCGGCAAAAGTACCGGAGATCCACCGAGCCTTACGCCATGATGGCGAGCATCAAACTCGAAG ATAACAAAATGGTCGAGGCTCTGATATCCTGCGAACCGGACATGCTTCAGGCATCAAGTCCTTCGCTTACTTTGGACACGGATCAGCGAGTGCTCGGACAACTTTCCGATCTTTACGACAGAGAGTTAGTCGGTATTATAG GATGGGCCAAGCAGATACCCGGCTTTAGCGGGCTGGCTTTGAACGATCAAATGCGTCTGCTTCAGAGTACTTGGGCAGAAATTCTCACCTTCAGTTTGGCATGGAGAAGCGTACCGAACAGTGGCAAGCTTAGATTTGCCCAGGATTTTACCctagatgaaaaaattgcccGGGAATGTCACTGCGTCGAACTTTACTCACAC TGTATACAGATAGTGGAACGACTACAGCGACTGAGCTTGTCGAGGGAAGAATTTTACGTACTAAAAGCACTGGTGCTTGTGAACAGCGACGCAAGATTGGACGAGCCTCAGTCTTTGGTTCGTTTTCGAGATGTGATACTGAATTCCCTTTCCGACTGCGTTGCGGCAGTTCGACCAGGTCAGGGTATACGATCAACGCAAAGTATGTTCCTAGTCCTGCCGAGTCTCAGGCAAGCCGACGGTattgttagaaaattttgGACCAGTGTTTATAGGACTGGCAAAGTACCGATGAACAAATTGTTCGTCGAAATGTTGGAGGCTGCTTGTTATCGATGA
- the LOC107219216 gene encoding steroid hormone receptor ERR1 isoform X1, with translation MSKETEIEGGKGKKKRCAPTALSVTSCVILFSQQRRIICKNTCGIPCQNHQLRITFALQRLLVSMMSGGDGGTAGIVGNNRTTTIPSIKQEVENPTTPSQNYHQVCSPTTTLHHQDVVCGQVDIPDYGGGGGSPGSPERHHCSSTTQPMGMAEGGIKEEDMLPRRLCLVCGDVASGFHYGVASCEACKAFFKRTIQGRLQGNIEYTCPANGECEINKRRRKACQACRFQKCLRQGMLKEGVRLDRVRGGRQKYRRSTEPYAMMASIKLEANVGPTTVASGETNNKMVEALISCEPDMLQASSPSLTLDTDQRVLGQLSDLYDRELVGIIGWAKQIPGFSGLALNDQMRLLQSTWAEILTFSLAWRSVPNSGKLRFAQDFTLDEKIARECHCVELYSHCIQIVERLQRLSLSREEFYVLKALVLVNSDARLDEPQSLVRFRDVILNSLSDCVAAVRPGQGIRSTQSMFLVLPSLRQADGIVRKFWTSVYRTGKVPMNKLFVEMLEAACYR, from the exons ATGAGCAAAGAAACGGAGATCGAGGGAgggaaagggaaaaagaaacgcTGTGCTCCGACAGCTCTCAGCGTTACATCCTGTGTTATATTATTCAGCCAGCAGCGACGTATAATCTGCAAAAATACGTGCGGCATTCCTTGCCAAAACCACCAACTTCGTATTACATTCGCGTTACAACGTCTATTG GTTTCTATGATGTCGGGTGGCGACGGTGGCACTGCAGGAATAGTCGGTAATAACAGGACGACGACGATACCCAGTATAAAACAGGAGGTTGAAAATCCTACAACGCCGTCGCAGAATTACCACCAAGTTTGTTCGCCCACCACGACCCTCCACCATCAAGAT gTGGTATGCGGTCAGGTGGACATTCCTGATTACGGGGGCGGAGGAGGGAGTCCCGGAAGTCCTGAAAGGCATCACTGTTCGTCGACAACGCAACCAATGGGAATGGCAGAG GGCGGTATCAAAGAGGAAGACATGCTGCCTAGGAGATTGTGTCTGGTTTGCGGAGACGTCGCCAGCGGTTTTCACTACGGCGTCGCATCCTGCGAGGCTTGCAAAGCGTTCTTTAAACGAACGATACAAGGTAGGCTACAAG GCAATATCGAGTACACTTGTCCGGCGAACGGCGAATGCGAGATAAACAAGAGAAGACGAAAAGCCTGCCAGGCTTGCaggtttcaaaaatgtctgaGGCAAGGAATGCTCAAGGAAGGTGTCAGGCTCGACAGAGTTCGGGGTGGTCGGCAAAAGTACCGGAGATCCACCGAGCCTTACGCCATGATGGCGAGCATCAAACTCGAAG ctaACGTTGGACCGACGACGGTTGCGTCCGGCGAAACGA ATAACAAAATGGTCGAGGCTCTGATATCCTGCGAACCGGACATGCTTCAGGCATCAAGTCCTTCGCTTACTTTGGACACGGATCAGCGAGTGCTCGGACAACTTTCCGATCTTTACGACAGAGAGTTAGTCGGTATTATAG GATGGGCCAAGCAGATACCCGGCTTTAGCGGGCTGGCTTTGAACGATCAAATGCGTCTGCTTCAGAGTACTTGGGCAGAAATTCTCACCTTCAGTTTGGCATGGAGAAGCGTACCGAACAGTGGCAAGCTTAGATTTGCCCAGGATTTTACCctagatgaaaaaattgcccGGGAATGTCACTGCGTCGAACTTTACTCACAC TGTATACAGATAGTGGAACGACTACAGCGACTGAGCTTGTCGAGGGAAGAATTTTACGTACTAAAAGCACTGGTGCTTGTGAACAGCGACGCAAGATTGGACGAGCCTCAGTCTTTGGTTCGTTTTCGAGATGTGATACTGAATTCCCTTTCCGACTGCGTTGCGGCAGTTCGACCAGGTCAGGGTATACGATCAACGCAAAGTATGTTCCTAGTCCTGCCGAGTCTCAGGCAAGCCGACGGTattgttagaaaattttgGACCAGTGTTTATAGGACTGGCAAAGTACCGATGAACAAATTGTTCGTCGAAATGTTGGAGGCTGCTTGTTATCGATGA
- the LOC107219216 gene encoding steroid hormone receptor ERR1 isoform X8, producing the protein MMSGGDGGTAGIVGNNRTTTIPSIKQEVENPTTPSQNYHQVCSPTTTLHHQDVVCGQVDIPDYGGGGGSPGSPERHHCSSTTQPMGMAEGGIKEEDMLPRRLCLVCGDVASGFHYGVASCEACKAFFKRTIQGRLQGNIEYTCPANGECEINKRRRKACQACRFQKCLRQGMLKEGVRLDRVRGGRQKYRRSTEPYAMMASIKLEANVGPTTVASGETNNKMVEALISCEPDMLQASSPSLTLDTDQRVLGQLSDLYDRELVGIIGWAKQIPGFSGLALNDQMRLLQSTWAEILTFSLAWRSVPNSGKLRFAQDFTLDEKIARECHCVELYSHCIQIVERLQRLSLSREEFYVLKALVLVNSDARLDEPQSLVRFRDVILNSLSDCVAAVRPGQGIRSTQSMFLVLPSLRQADGIVRKFWTSVYRTGKVPMNKLFVEMLEAACYR; encoded by the exons ATGATGTCGGGTGGCGACGGTGGCACTGCAGGAATAGTCGGTAATAACAGGACGACGACGATACCCAGTATAAAACAGGAGGTTGAAAATCCTACAACGCCGTCGCAGAATTACCACCAAGTTTGTTCGCCCACCACGACCCTCCACCATCAAGAT gTGGTATGCGGTCAGGTGGACATTCCTGATTACGGGGGCGGAGGAGGGAGTCCCGGAAGTCCTGAAAGGCATCACTGTTCGTCGACAACGCAACCAATGGGAATGGCAGAG GGCGGTATCAAAGAGGAAGACATGCTGCCTAGGAGATTGTGTCTGGTTTGCGGAGACGTCGCCAGCGGTTTTCACTACGGCGTCGCATCCTGCGAGGCTTGCAAAGCGTTCTTTAAACGAACGATACAAGGTAGGCTACAAG GCAATATCGAGTACACTTGTCCGGCGAACGGCGAATGCGAGATAAACAAGAGAAGACGAAAAGCCTGCCAGGCTTGCaggtttcaaaaatgtctgaGGCAAGGAATGCTCAAGGAAGGTGTCAGGCTCGACAGAGTTCGGGGTGGTCGGCAAAAGTACCGGAGATCCACCGAGCCTTACGCCATGATGGCGAGCATCAAACTCGAAG ctaACGTTGGACCGACGACGGTTGCGTCCGGCGAAACGA ATAACAAAATGGTCGAGGCTCTGATATCCTGCGAACCGGACATGCTTCAGGCATCAAGTCCTTCGCTTACTTTGGACACGGATCAGCGAGTGCTCGGACAACTTTCCGATCTTTACGACAGAGAGTTAGTCGGTATTATAG GATGGGCCAAGCAGATACCCGGCTTTAGCGGGCTGGCTTTGAACGATCAAATGCGTCTGCTTCAGAGTACTTGGGCAGAAATTCTCACCTTCAGTTTGGCATGGAGAAGCGTACCGAACAGTGGCAAGCTTAGATTTGCCCAGGATTTTACCctagatgaaaaaattgcccGGGAATGTCACTGCGTCGAACTTTACTCACAC TGTATACAGATAGTGGAACGACTACAGCGACTGAGCTTGTCGAGGGAAGAATTTTACGTACTAAAAGCACTGGTGCTTGTGAACAGCGACGCAAGATTGGACGAGCCTCAGTCTTTGGTTCGTTTTCGAGATGTGATACTGAATTCCCTTTCCGACTGCGTTGCGGCAGTTCGACCAGGTCAGGGTATACGATCAACGCAAAGTATGTTCCTAGTCCTGCCGAGTCTCAGGCAAGCCGACGGTattgttagaaaattttgGACCAGTGTTTATAGGACTGGCAAAGTACCGATGAACAAATTGTTCGTCGAAATGTTGGAGGCTGCTTGTTATCGATGA
- the LOC107219216 gene encoding steroid hormone receptor ERR2 isoform X7: protein MYPGVTCDTTMDAWMYDVVSMMSGGDGGTAGIVGNNRTTTIPSIKQEVENPTTPSQNYHQVCSPTTTLHHQDVVCGQVDIPDYGGGGGSPGSPERHHCSSTTQPMGMAEGGIKEEDMLPRRLCLVCGDVASGFHYGVASCEACKAFFKRTIQGNIEYTCPANGECEINKRRRKACQACRFQKCLRQGMLKEGVRLDRVRGGRQKYRRSTEPYAMMASIKLEDNKMVEALISCEPDMLQASSPSLTLDTDQRVLGQLSDLYDRELVGIIGWAKQIPGFSGLALNDQMRLLQSTWAEILTFSLAWRSVPNSGKLRFAQDFTLDEKIARECHCVELYSHCIQIVERLQRLSLSREEFYVLKALVLVNSDARLDEPQSLVRFRDVILNSLSDCVAAVRPGQGIRSTQSMFLVLPSLRQADGIVRKFWTSVYRTGKVPMNKLFVEMLEAACYR from the exons ATGTACCCCGGAGTCACCTGCGACACCACCATGGATGCGTGGATGTACGATGTG GTTTCTATGATGTCGGGTGGCGACGGTGGCACTGCAGGAATAGTCGGTAATAACAGGACGACGACGATACCCAGTATAAAACAGGAGGTTGAAAATCCTACAACGCCGTCGCAGAATTACCACCAAGTTTGTTCGCCCACCACGACCCTCCACCATCAAGAT gTGGTATGCGGTCAGGTGGACATTCCTGATTACGGGGGCGGAGGAGGGAGTCCCGGAAGTCCTGAAAGGCATCACTGTTCGTCGACAACGCAACCAATGGGAATGGCAGAG GGCGGTATCAAAGAGGAAGACATGCTGCCTAGGAGATTGTGTCTGGTTTGCGGAGACGTCGCCAGCGGTTTTCACTACGGCGTCGCATCCTGCGAGGCTTGCAAAGCGTTCTTTAAACGAACGATACAAG GCAATATCGAGTACACTTGTCCGGCGAACGGCGAATGCGAGATAAACAAGAGAAGACGAAAAGCCTGCCAGGCTTGCaggtttcaaaaatgtctgaGGCAAGGAATGCTCAAGGAAGGTGTCAGGCTCGACAGAGTTCGGGGTGGTCGGCAAAAGTACCGGAGATCCACCGAGCCTTACGCCATGATGGCGAGCATCAAACTCGAAG ATAACAAAATGGTCGAGGCTCTGATATCCTGCGAACCGGACATGCTTCAGGCATCAAGTCCTTCGCTTACTTTGGACACGGATCAGCGAGTGCTCGGACAACTTTCCGATCTTTACGACAGAGAGTTAGTCGGTATTATAG GATGGGCCAAGCAGATACCCGGCTTTAGCGGGCTGGCTTTGAACGATCAAATGCGTCTGCTTCAGAGTACTTGGGCAGAAATTCTCACCTTCAGTTTGGCATGGAGAAGCGTACCGAACAGTGGCAAGCTTAGATTTGCCCAGGATTTTACCctagatgaaaaaattgcccGGGAATGTCACTGCGTCGAACTTTACTCACAC TGTATACAGATAGTGGAACGACTACAGCGACTGAGCTTGTCGAGGGAAGAATTTTACGTACTAAAAGCACTGGTGCTTGTGAACAGCGACGCAAGATTGGACGAGCCTCAGTCTTTGGTTCGTTTTCGAGATGTGATACTGAATTCCCTTTCCGACTGCGTTGCGGCAGTTCGACCAGGTCAGGGTATACGATCAACGCAAAGTATGTTCCTAGTCCTGCCGAGTCTCAGGCAAGCCGACGGTattgttagaaaattttgGACCAGTGTTTATAGGACTGGCAAAGTACCGATGAACAAATTGTTCGTCGAAATGTTGGAGGCTGCTTGTTATCGATGA
- the LOC107219216 gene encoding steroid hormone receptor ERR1 isoform X6, with product MRNSKRKVSMMSGGDGGTAGIVGNNRTTTIPSIKQEVENPTTPSQNYHQVCSPTTTLHHQDVVCGQVDIPDYGGGGGSPGSPERHHCSSTTQPMGMAEGGIKEEDMLPRRLCLVCGDVASGFHYGVASCEACKAFFKRTIQGRLQGNIEYTCPANGECEINKRRRKACQACRFQKCLRQGMLKEGVRLDRVRGGRQKYRRSTEPYAMMASIKLEANVGPTTVASGETNNKMVEALISCEPDMLQASSPSLTLDTDQRVLGQLSDLYDRELVGIIGWAKQIPGFSGLALNDQMRLLQSTWAEILTFSLAWRSVPNSGKLRFAQDFTLDEKIARECHCVELYSHCIQIVERLQRLSLSREEFYVLKALVLVNSDARLDEPQSLVRFRDVILNSLSDCVAAVRPGQGIRSTQSMFLVLPSLRQADGIVRKFWTSVYRTGKVPMNKLFVEMLEAACYR from the exons ATGCGAAACTCGAAACGAAAG GTTTCTATGATGTCGGGTGGCGACGGTGGCACTGCAGGAATAGTCGGTAATAACAGGACGACGACGATACCCAGTATAAAACAGGAGGTTGAAAATCCTACAACGCCGTCGCAGAATTACCACCAAGTTTGTTCGCCCACCACGACCCTCCACCATCAAGAT gTGGTATGCGGTCAGGTGGACATTCCTGATTACGGGGGCGGAGGAGGGAGTCCCGGAAGTCCTGAAAGGCATCACTGTTCGTCGACAACGCAACCAATGGGAATGGCAGAG GGCGGTATCAAAGAGGAAGACATGCTGCCTAGGAGATTGTGTCTGGTTTGCGGAGACGTCGCCAGCGGTTTTCACTACGGCGTCGCATCCTGCGAGGCTTGCAAAGCGTTCTTTAAACGAACGATACAAGGTAGGCTACAAG GCAATATCGAGTACACTTGTCCGGCGAACGGCGAATGCGAGATAAACAAGAGAAGACGAAAAGCCTGCCAGGCTTGCaggtttcaaaaatgtctgaGGCAAGGAATGCTCAAGGAAGGTGTCAGGCTCGACAGAGTTCGGGGTGGTCGGCAAAAGTACCGGAGATCCACCGAGCCTTACGCCATGATGGCGAGCATCAAACTCGAAG ctaACGTTGGACCGACGACGGTTGCGTCCGGCGAAACGA ATAACAAAATGGTCGAGGCTCTGATATCCTGCGAACCGGACATGCTTCAGGCATCAAGTCCTTCGCTTACTTTGGACACGGATCAGCGAGTGCTCGGACAACTTTCCGATCTTTACGACAGAGAGTTAGTCGGTATTATAG GATGGGCCAAGCAGATACCCGGCTTTAGCGGGCTGGCTTTGAACGATCAAATGCGTCTGCTTCAGAGTACTTGGGCAGAAATTCTCACCTTCAGTTTGGCATGGAGAAGCGTACCGAACAGTGGCAAGCTTAGATTTGCCCAGGATTTTACCctagatgaaaaaattgcccGGGAATGTCACTGCGTCGAACTTTACTCACAC TGTATACAGATAGTGGAACGACTACAGCGACTGAGCTTGTCGAGGGAAGAATTTTACGTACTAAAAGCACTGGTGCTTGTGAACAGCGACGCAAGATTGGACGAGCCTCAGTCTTTGGTTCGTTTTCGAGATGTGATACTGAATTCCCTTTCCGACTGCGTTGCGGCAGTTCGACCAGGTCAGGGTATACGATCAACGCAAAGTATGTTCCTAGTCCTGCCGAGTCTCAGGCAAGCCGACGGTattgttagaaaattttgGACCAGTGTTTATAGGACTGGCAAAGTACCGATGAACAAATTGTTCGTCGAAATGTTGGAGGCTGCTTGTTATCGATGA